From Xiphophorus hellerii strain 12219 chromosome 6, Xiphophorus_hellerii-4.1, whole genome shotgun sequence, the proteins below share one genomic window:
- the LOC116722141 gene encoding protein lifeguard 3 — MSRSDYPPGYDNSHGPMYPPQGGGYPPPPSYGFPSYGGPQPGQPFAPYPSGPNAPLFPGQPTGYPAAPYPGQPQPAGPPGSGYPAPPPMPPVMPPTIPSGVLSSDEEFAASGSNWDDMSIRHAFIRKVYMILASQLLVTTAIVAIFTFVSPVRDFVRKNQAVYWASYAVYFITHIVLVCCKGPRRKFPWNVILLLIFTLALSYMTGTISSYYNTKAVFLALGITAVVCIAVTVFCFQTKVDFTKCQGLFCVLGIVMFVTGIITAIVLSFKYIYWLHMLYAAIGAIVFTLFLAYHTQLLIGNRKYSISPEEYVFAALSLYVDIVQIFLFLLQIIGSFTK; from the exons ATGTCCAGGTCAGACTACCCTCCAGGGTACGACAACTCCCATGGTCCGATGTACCCACCTCAGGGTGGGGGCTACCCGCCTCCACCTTCTTATGGCTTCCCCTCCTATGGCGGTCCTCAGCCGGGTCAGCCTTTCGCTCCCTATCCAAGCGGCCCAAATGCCCCTCTCTTCCCGGGCCAACCAACGGGGTATCCTGCCGCTCCGTACCCAGGACAGCCGCAACCTGCAGGACCTCCGGGATCGGGCTACCCCGCCCCACCACCAATGCCTCCAGTCATGCCCCCCACCATCCCATCAGGAGTCCTGAGCTCAG ACGAGGAGTTCGCGGCGAGCGGCAGCAACTGGGACGACATGAGCATTCGGCATGCCTTCATCAGAAAG GTTTACATGATCCTGGCCTCCCAGCTCCTCGTCACCACAGCCATCGTTGCCATATTCACCTTCGT TTCACCGGTCCGAGATTTTGTACGGAAAAACCAGGCTGTGTACTGGGCGTCATA cgCTGTGTATTTCATCACCCACATTGTGTTGGTTTGCTGTAAAGGCCCACG GAGGAAGTTCCCATGGAACGTCATTCTGCTGCTGATCTTT ACTCTGGCTCTGTCTTACATGACTGGAACCATCTCGAg TTACTACAACACAAAAGCTGTGTTTCTGGCTCTCGGGATCACTGCTGTTGTGTGCATCGCTGTCACAGTCTTCTGTTTCCAGacaaag GTGGATTTCACAAAGTGCCAGGGCCTCTTCTGTGTCCTCGGGATTGTTATGTTTGTGACCGGCATCATCACAGCCATCGTGCTTTCCTTCAAATAT ATTTATTGGCTTCACATGCTGTACGCGGCGATAGGCGCCATAGTGTTCACTCTG tTCCTGGCATATCACACTCAGCTCCTGATAGGAAACAGGAAGTACTCCATCAGTCCGGAGGAGTACGTCTTCGCCGCGCTGTCCCTCTACGTCGACATCGTCCAGATCTTCCTGTTCCTGCTGCAGATTATCGGATCCTTCACCAAATGA